A window of Gemmatimonadota bacterium contains these coding sequences:
- a CDS encoding FAD-binding oxidoreductase: protein MSTRAEIVICGAGVAGVSAAYHLVVRRGVRNVVLVDERPPLSLTSAYGTEAYRNWWPDLPMFRFISRSIDLLEDVAAESGNAVRMNRRGYVFLTGDPRRIPELEKEAEAVAGLGGGALRIHHDRESYVPSQPEGLQPDLTGADLVLDTETIARLFPFLTDDTAAMLHVRRCGWMDVPSLGRWMLDRIDACGGKIVSDRIAGVDTRNNRVTGVRLTSGSSIETGKLVLAAGPMVQEAGRMLDLDIPVFMELHGKIIVEDTAGILPPDAPMLIWTDPVELVWDDDERRRHAADPDARHLIEPFAAGLHIRPRFRDGKQTFLGIWTYDIAPGEAVFPLVFDPAYPMIVLRGLARMIPGMRSYFDRADAMPVDGGYYCKTPDNRPLIGPLPIEGTYIAGALSGYGVMGSQAAGELVAAHVTGEALPDYAQSFSFDRFDGLSAADLAGMGDATRGQL from the coding sequence ATGTCCACCAGGGCGGAAATTGTCATCTGCGGCGCGGGCGTGGCCGGTGTGTCCGCCGCGTATCATCTCGTCGTTCGCCGCGGCGTGAGGAACGTCGTGCTCGTCGACGAAAGGCCGCCGCTTTCCCTGACCAGCGCGTACGGGACCGAAGCCTATCGCAACTGGTGGCCCGACCTGCCCATGTTCCGGTTCATCAGCCGGAGCATCGACCTGCTGGAGGATGTGGCGGCGGAAAGCGGGAACGCGGTCCGGATGAACCGCAGGGGCTACGTCTTTCTGACCGGCGACCCTCGCCGCATCCCGGAGCTCGAAAAAGAGGCGGAAGCGGTTGCCGGCCTGGGTGGCGGCGCCCTGCGCATTCATCACGACCGTGAGTCCTACGTGCCTTCGCAGCCGGAGGGACTGCAACCGGACCTGACGGGCGCCGACCTCGTACTGGATACGGAGACGATCGCAAGGCTGTTTCCCTTTCTCACGGACGATACGGCCGCCATGCTGCACGTGCGCCGCTGCGGCTGGATGGACGTCCCCTCGCTGGGCCGGTGGATGCTCGACCGAATCGATGCCTGCGGAGGCAAGATCGTCAGTGACCGAATCGCGGGCGTCGACACGAGGAACAACCGGGTCACGGGCGTAAGGCTGACATCCGGATCGTCGATCGAGACCGGTAAGCTTGTTCTTGCCGCCGGACCAATGGTCCAGGAGGCCGGCCGGATGCTGGACCTGGATATACCGGTCTTCATGGAACTGCACGGCAAGATCATCGTGGAGGACACGGCCGGCATCCTGCCGCCCGATGCACCTATGTTGATCTGGACGGATCCGGTCGAGCTGGTCTGGGACGACGACGAACGCAGGAGACACGCCGCCGATCCAGACGCCCGCCATCTCATCGAACCCTTTGCCGCGGGGCTTCACATCCGGCCCCGCTTCCGGGACGGAAAACAGACTTTCCTGGGCATCTGGACCTACGACATAGCGCCAGGAGAGGCGGTGTTCCCACTCGTGTTCGATCCGGCCTATCCGATGATCGTCCTGCGCGGGCTTGCGCGGATGATCCCCGGCATGCGGTCCTATTTCGATAGGGCGGACGCAATGCCGGTGGACGGCGGCTACTACTGCAAGACCCCGGACAACCGGCCGCTGATCGGACCGCTGCCCATCGAAGGCACTTACATCGCCGGGGCGCTGTCCGGTTACGGCGTGATGGGTTCGCAGGCGGCGGGAGAACTGGTCGCTGCCCATGTCACCGGTGAAGCATTGCCCGACTACGCGCAGTCTTTCTCCTTTGATCGTTTCGACGGTCTTTCGGCCGCCGATTTGGCCGGCATGGGGGATGCGACGCGCGGGCAACTGTGA
- a CDS encoding aminotransferase class I/II-fold pyridoxal phosphate-dependent enzyme: protein MSTDNEAYRSIGLPPGIIRLSRNENPIGPSPSVIEAVKARCARINRYEDPDQIALFRKLAELHGVPHDEKLALPGAGSDGAWIRVGDGSEHLMHAMARAFLSPGDELIEPHPSFGLMSRYAEESGARAVRTPLTADYVYDLEAMAAAVNERTRMVVITNPNNPTGTIVTHDALSSFVAGLPERVMVLVDEAYADLAEDLACADGAGLAREFEYVLVVRTFSKGYGLAGFRFGYGVAQPRTMKRVRAFHGGSPSAMVLTAAIAALDDPDHVLRTRNAASASKAIYYEACEELGLEYVRSEAAFVLIAVGDAAAVTASLAERGILVINAEASWGLKGMIRVSYGNEQESRIFVEALREILS from the coding sequence ATGAGCACGGACAACGAAGCCTATCGAAGCATCGGTCTTCCTCCCGGCATCATCCGCCTGAGCCGGAACGAGAACCCCATCGGGCCTTCCCCGTCCGTCATCGAAGCCGTCAAGGCGCGGTGCGCCCGGATCAACCGGTACGAGGACCCAGACCAGATAGCCCTCTTCCGCAAACTGGCCGAACTGCACGGCGTACCCCACGATGAGAAGCTCGCCCTCCCCGGGGCTGGTTCGGACGGCGCCTGGATCCGCGTGGGCGACGGTTCCGAGCATCTGATGCACGCCATGGCCCGGGCTTTTCTCTCCCCGGGAGACGAACTCATCGAGCCCCATCCATCCTTCGGGTTGATGTCCCGTTACGCGGAGGAATCGGGTGCCCGCGCCGTACGGACGCCTTTGACGGCCGATTACGTCTACGATCTGGAAGCCATGGCCGCGGCCGTCAACGAGCGGACCCGCATGGTCGTCATCACCAATCCCAACAATCCCACGGGTACCATCGTCACCCACGACGCGCTTTCAAGCTTCGTCGCCGGCCTGCCGGAACGGGTGATGGTCCTGGTGGACGAGGCCTACGCGGACCTGGCGGAGGATCTGGCCTGCGCCGATGGCGCCGGTCTCGCGCGGGAGTTCGAGTACGTCCTGGTGGTCCGTACTTTTTCCAAGGGTTACGGCCTGGCGGGATTCCGCTTCGGCTATGGCGTGGCCCAGCCTCGAACGATGAAGCGCGTCCGTGCGTTCCACGGCGGATCGCCCAGCGCCATGGTCCTGACCGCGGCCATCGCCGCCCTCGATGACCCGGATCACGTACTGCGCACCCGGAACGCGGCGAGCGCGTCCAAGGCGATCTACTACGAGGCCTGCGAAGAACTCGGACTCGAGTATGTCCGCAGCGAGGCGGCCTTCGTCCTGATCGCCGTGGGAGACGCCGCCGCCGTGACGGCCTCCCTGGCCGAGCGCGGTATACTCGTCATCAACGCCGAGGCATCCTGGGGTCTGAAGGGCATGATCCGGGTCTCCTACGGCAACGAGCAGGAAAGCCGGATTTTCGTCGAGGCCCTGCGGGAAATCCTTAGCTGA
- a CDS encoding amidase, with translation MPESELCFTPATDLVRMIRRKDVSVTEVMEAHLAQVDRVNPAVNAIVTYHPDQALDGARKADEAIARNEVRGPLFGLPIAHKDLVLTKGVRTTYGSPIFRDFVPGQDELIVERLKQAGAISFGKTNVPEFGAGSQTFNPVFGATLNPYDTTRTCGGSSGGAAVALACGMLPIADGSDMGGSLRNPANFCNVVGLRSAPGRVPRWPSINAWGKLSVQGPMARTVADAALMLSAIAGPDPRAPLAIREPGQPFAMPLERDFKGVSVAWSMDFGGLPVDPEVVSAIEAKRGVFEDLGMTVKPGQPDFSEADEVFKTLRAWSFIQGYGDLLETHRDQIKDTVIWNLEAGFALTGPQIARAEVDRTTLYHRVRRFMEHHDFIIFPVSQVPPFDVNTPYPTEIDGVQMETYIDWMKSCYYVTVTGLPAISVPCGFTSSGLPVGLQIVGRHEDELGVLQLAHAFEQATGTWKRRPPVAGA, from the coding sequence ATGCCTGAATCCGAACTGTGCTTCACCCCGGCGACCGACCTGGTCCGCATGATCCGCCGCAAGGACGTATCCGTGACGGAGGTCATGGAGGCCCACCTGGCCCAGGTCGACCGGGTGAATCCCGCCGTGAACGCCATCGTCACCTACCATCCCGACCAGGCGCTGGACGGCGCCCGGAAGGCCGACGAGGCCATCGCGCGAAACGAAGTGCGTGGACCCCTCTTCGGCCTGCCCATCGCCCACAAGGACCTGGTACTGACCAAAGGCGTCCGGACCACCTACGGTTCGCCGATCTTCCGCGATTTCGTCCCGGGACAGGACGAACTGATCGTGGAGCGGCTGAAGCAAGCGGGGGCGATCTCCTTCGGCAAGACCAACGTGCCGGAATTCGGCGCAGGATCCCAGACCTTCAATCCGGTCTTCGGCGCGACGCTGAACCCCTACGACACGACCCGGACCTGCGGCGGCAGCAGCGGAGGCGCCGCCGTGGCGCTGGCCTGCGGCATGCTGCCCATCGCCGACGGCAGCGACATGGGCGGCTCGTTGCGCAACCCGGCCAACTTCTGCAACGTGGTGGGGCTGCGGTCCGCGCCGGGACGCGTGCCGAGATGGCCGTCCATCAACGCCTGGGGCAAGCTCAGCGTCCAGGGTCCCATGGCCCGGACGGTGGCGGACGCCGCGCTCATGCTCAGCGCCATAGCGGGTCCCGATCCCCGTGCGCCCCTTGCCATCCGGGAGCCGGGACAGCCCTTCGCCATGCCGCTTGAACGCGACTTCAAGGGGGTAAGCGTCGCCTGGAGCATGGACTTCGGCGGGCTGCCCGTGGATCCTGAAGTCGTCTCGGCCATCGAGGCGAAGCGCGGGGTATTCGAGGATCTGGGCATGACCGTCAAACCGGGCCAACCCGATTTCTCCGAGGCCGACGAGGTGTTCAAGACGTTGCGGGCGTGGAGCTTCATCCAGGGATACGGCGACCTCCTCGAGACGCACCGCGACCAGATCAAGGACACAGTCATCTGGAACCTCGAAGCCGGATTCGCCCTTACGGGGCCGCAGATCGCCCGCGCGGAGGTGGACCGGACCACCCTGTACCACCGGGTCCGGCGGTTCATGGAACACCACGATTTCATAATCTTCCCCGTGAGCCAGGTCCCGCCCTTCGACGTGAATACGCCCTACCCCACGGAAATCGACGGCGTGCAGATGGAGACCTACATCGACTGGATGAAGTCGTGCTACTACGTCACCGTCACCGGCCTGCCCGCCATCTCCGTGCCTTGCGGTTTCACTTCATCGGGCCTGCCCGTGGGACTGCAGATCGTCGGACGGCACGAGGACGAACTCGGCGTCCTTCAACTCGCCCACGCCTTCGAACAGGCGACCGGGACCTGGAAGAGGCGCCCGCCCGTGGCCGGGGCATGA
- a CDS encoding phage Gp37/Gp68 family protein produces MDMPSSIEWTDETWNPVTGCSRVSPGCDHCYMFTLYPRLKGMGVSGYRSSPDDVTLIPDRLEIPFTWKNPRHVFVNSMSDVFHNRIPFDFIYRIFRVMQESSDRHGHVFQVLTKRPGRAVAWWKAYEDSFPDGWPPGVWIGTSVENQKYAPRLTVLARLPAKIRFVSAEPLLEQVDLEPWLENGRLQWVIVGGESGPSARPMELNWVRYLRDQSVNASVPFFLKQLGGSRNKQSGDTAVVDGRQWREMPIQE; encoded by the coding sequence ATTGATATGCCTTCCTCAATAGAGTGGACAGACGAGACCTGGAACCCGGTAACAGGTTGCAGCCGGGTGTCTCCCGGTTGTGATCATTGTTACATGTTTACACTATATCCGAGACTAAAAGGTATGGGTGTATCAGGTTACCGTTCATCCCCCGATGATGTGACGTTGATACCCGATCGACTGGAGATTCCATTTACCTGGAAAAACCCAAGACATGTTTTCGTCAACAGTATGTCGGATGTATTTCATAATCGAATACCCTTCGACTTCATATATCGCATTTTTCGGGTAATGCAGGAATCTTCCGATCGTCATGGCCATGTTTTTCAGGTGTTGACAAAAAGACCAGGGCGTGCGGTCGCTTGGTGGAAAGCATATGAAGATTCCTTTCCCGACGGCTGGCCTCCTGGGGTATGGATTGGGACATCGGTCGAGAACCAAAAATACGCGCCACGGCTAACCGTACTCGCACGATTACCTGCAAAAATTCGGTTTGTATCAGCCGAACCCTTGCTCGAGCAGGTTGACCTAGAACCATGGCTGGAAAACGGTAGGTTACAGTGGGTAATTGTTGGTGGAGAGAGTGGTCCAAGCGCTCGACCCATGGAACTGAATTGGGTACGGTATCTACGCGACCAGTCTGTAAATGCGAGTGTTCCTTTTTTTCTGAAGCAACTTGGTGGTAGTCGAAATAAGCAGAGCGGGGATACTGCAGTCGTTGATGGCCGTCAGTGGAGAGAAATGCCCATTCAGGAGTAA
- a CDS encoding isoprenylcysteine carboxylmethyltransferase family protein: protein MLAPLVVALVRHAIFAVALPWLILYRTAGMEEMRFDAGFPAAGSVLFVLGAALYIRAFAERIRMAAIVTAAAGTFEPGGDARPMPGGDDRPIWSTGVHGWSRNPLQLGVILILVGECLAFESLALLVYAALCWTGLTLYLVLVEEPALSRALGDEYLRYCRQVPRWLLRFRIRKPS from the coding sequence ATGCTGGCTCCGCTGGTCGTCGCGCTGGTACGGCACGCCATCTTCGCGGTCGCCCTCCCCTGGCTGATCCTGTACCGCACCGCAGGCATGGAGGAGATGCGGTTCGATGCCGGCTTTCCGGCCGCCGGATCGGTGCTCTTCGTCCTGGGCGCGGCCCTATATATCCGCGCCTTCGCCGAACGGATTCGCATGGCGGCGATCGTTACCGCTGCCGCAGGAACCTTCGAGCCCGGGGGAGATGCCCGGCCGATGCCCGGGGGAGATGACCGGCCCATCTGGTCGACCGGCGTCCACGGCTGGTCCCGCAACCCCCTTCAGCTCGGTGTCATCCTCATCCTGGTCGGTGAGTGCCTGGCCTTCGAGTCGCTCGCGCTGCTCGTATACGCGGCGCTGTGCTGGACCGGGCTGACGCTGTACCTGGTCCTCGTCGAGGAGCCGGCCCTCAGTCGCGCCCTGGGCGACGAATACCTCCGCTACTGCCGCCAGGTTCCACGATGGTTGTTGCGTTTCCGGATCAGAAAACCGTCCTGA
- the tcmP gene encoding three-Cys-motif partner protein TcmP: MVSFGGIWTQKKLEILGEYLDRYTTVLKNQRFRLIYVDAFAGEGEWRSGERSGYTTDVYGDFQKVHEGSPKIALSVQKRPFDRFVFIEKDPNRCYKLESLRSEFPNRDMEIRHGDANSEIDSFCKGMGNYDRAVVFLDPFATQVSWNTVSNLAQTEKVDCWILFPLSAIARMMPVESEPSEAMAGQLDRIFGKRQYWWEDVYHPPAQQNMFDEEPGQVRTQGSKQIAACYRNRLEDVFKMVAPTPRTFYNSKQSPLFELFFAASNPTGAPKAVRIADHILKKW; the protein is encoded by the coding sequence ATGGTTTCATTCGGAGGTATATGGACTCAAAAGAAACTTGAGATACTGGGCGAGTATCTGGACAGGTACACCACAGTACTGAAAAACCAAAGGTTTCGCCTGATCTACGTTGATGCATTCGCAGGTGAAGGAGAATGGAGGTCTGGTGAAAGATCAGGTTATACGACAGATGTATATGGTGATTTTCAAAAGGTTCACGAAGGTTCACCCAAGATCGCCTTAAGTGTTCAAAAACGGCCTTTCGATAGGTTCGTATTCATTGAAAAAGACCCTAATCGTTGCTACAAGCTAGAAAGTTTGAGATCTGAGTTTCCAAACCGTGACATGGAAATAAGGCATGGAGATGCTAATTCCGAAATAGACTCATTTTGCAAAGGAATGGGGAATTACGATCGTGCCGTCGTCTTTCTTGATCCTTTTGCCACCCAGGTTTCTTGGAACACAGTTTCTAATTTGGCTCAAACTGAGAAGGTAGACTGCTGGATTCTGTTCCCCCTGAGTGCGATCGCACGCATGATGCCCGTTGAATCTGAACCTTCGGAAGCTATGGCTGGTCAACTAGATAGGATCTTTGGAAAGCGACAATATTGGTGGGAAGATGTTTATCATCCTCCAGCTCAGCAGAACATGTTTGATGAAGAACCAGGCCAAGTTCGTACGCAAGGCAGCAAACAAATCGCCGCTTGTTACCGCAATCGTCTTGAAGACGTCTTTAAGATGGTCGCGCCTACTCCTCGTACTTTCTACAATTCCAAACAGTCCCCCCTGTTCGAGTTGTTTTTTGCAGCCAGTAACCCAACTGGTGCACCAAAAGCCGTGAGAATTGCAGACCATATCCTTAAAAAATGGTGA
- a CDS encoding cobyric acid synthase, translated as MNALMIQGTASGVGKTLLVAGLCRLLARSGVKVAPFKPQNMSNASSACPSGGEIGRAQALQAFASGIEPTVDMNPVLIKPEADNVAQLVVGGEVRGKLMAGRFKEDRGGLMPEVVAAFDRLRHAHDWIVVEGAGSPAEPNLREGDIANMGFARAAGIPVWLVGDIDRGGVFAALLGTMTALESDDRRLVKAMIVNRFRGEASLLGDVFQWLEGRTGTPVLGWLPYFQDLGLPEEDTPYTGMDRSSRAAKSGDDLKLRVAGIHYPRASNTTDLDPFLHDPEVDFAWLRDPSELTGPPGWDLVVLPGSKSTSADLAWLRERGWTPALERHLRYGGCLLGICGGAQMLGRRILDPREIEGPAATDGLAWLPIETEMQPDKRVHPLTARAKWPADLPFSGYEIRHGRSNEVPELFPFCARSDDGQVMGTFIHGLFDDGKYRGAVLESWLNWKSDSEEHITARWTRDLDRIADAMAENLDLSLLAGRIGISLG; from the coding sequence ATGAATGCTTTAATGATCCAGGGCACGGCCTCGGGCGTCGGCAAAACGCTGCTTGTTGCAGGGTTATGCCGGCTACTTGCGCGTTCCGGGGTGAAAGTGGCTCCTTTTAAACCGCAGAACATGAGCAACGCGTCCTCCGCCTGTCCCTCCGGTGGTGAAATCGGACGGGCGCAGGCCCTGCAGGCCTTCGCATCCGGCATCGAACCCACCGTGGATATGAACCCCGTCCTGATCAAGCCGGAGGCCGACAACGTGGCGCAACTGGTCGTAGGCGGCGAGGTACGGGGCAAGCTCATGGCCGGTCGGTTCAAGGAAGACCGGGGCGGACTGATGCCCGAGGTTGTGGCGGCGTTCGACCGGTTGCGCCATGCCCATGACTGGATCGTCGTGGAAGGCGCGGGATCGCCGGCGGAACCCAATCTCCGCGAGGGAGACATCGCCAACATGGGTTTTGCCCGTGCCGCCGGCATCCCGGTATGGCTGGTCGGGGACATCGACCGCGGGGGTGTTTTTGCCGCCCTGCTCGGTACGATGACGGCCCTGGAATCGGATGACCGCAGGCTCGTGAAGGCGATGATCGTCAATCGATTCCGGGGTGAAGCTTCCCTGCTGGGCGACGTATTCCAATGGCTCGAAGGCCGAACGGGCACGCCCGTGCTCGGCTGGTTGCCGTATTTTCAGGACTTGGGACTCCCGGAAGAAGACACCCCCTACACGGGCATGGATCGCTCGTCGCGTGCCGCGAAATCCGGGGACGACCTCAAGTTGCGTGTCGCCGGCATTCACTATCCGAGAGCGAGCAACACGACCGACCTGGATCCCTTCCTGCACGACCCGGAGGTGGATTTTGCCTGGCTGCGCGACCCCTCTGAACTGACTGGACCGCCTGGATGGGATCTGGTCGTCCTGCCCGGATCGAAGTCCACTTCCGCCGATCTCGCGTGGCTGAGGGAGCGCGGCTGGACACCGGCTCTCGAACGGCACCTTCGATACGGGGGATGCCTGCTGGGTATCTGCGGCGGGGCGCAAATGCTCGGGAGACGTATTCTGGATCCCAGGGAGATAGAAGGACCCGCCGCTACGGATGGCCTGGCCTGGCTGCCTATCGAAACCGAGATGCAACCGGACAAGCGGGTTCATCCGTTGACGGCCCGGGCTAAATGGCCTGCTGATTTACCGTTCAGCGGGTACGAGATCCGGCACGGACGAAGCAACGAGGTTCCCGAGCTGTTCCCCTTCTGCGCCCGCTCCGACGACGGCCAGGTGATGGGCACGTTCATCCATGGACTCTTCGATGATGGGAAGTACCGCGGCGCGGTACTCGAATCCTGGCTGAACTGGAAGAGCGATTCCGAAGAGCACATCACGGCCCGGTGGACCCGCGACCTGGACCGGATCGCCGACGCCATGGCTGAAAACCTGGATCTCTCGCTCCTTGCTGGCAGAATCGGAATCAGTCTGGGTTGA
- a CDS encoding exo-alpha-sialidase, with protein sequence MAFEILDQGMIARQPSTGPDAVAACSRCVVTGDGGLVCSFAVQEALGQNDFKQVIVRSEDGGGTWTKPAYLWPNLHDDFAHIGSISQAPDGTCFITGIHIPIDEPGESFWREETQGIKQNAMFWASSADQGLTWTDPTPIVLPAPGSAEAPGALTVTRDGTWICCYSPYNTFDPAVEVDRNRVVYLRSTDQGASWTHGTMLRFDDAGSTAAEAWVVELADGRLLGACWHIAPHGKPDYPNAYALSHDGGLTWTPTRSTGTLGQSISLTALADGRALMVYNQRQHGDPGIRLAVARPTDEDFGVEADELVWKAEVRTQSDTSGDHDEWQDYSFGEPAVTVLPGGALLVVFWLIQPDVRGIGYVRVR encoded by the coding sequence ATGGCATTCGAAATTCTGGACCAGGGCATGATCGCCCGGCAGCCGTCGACCGGGCCGGACGCGGTCGCGGCCTGCTCCCGCTGCGTGGTCACCGGTGATGGCGGACTGGTCTGTTCCTTCGCCGTCCAGGAAGCCCTCGGCCAGAACGATTTCAAGCAGGTTATCGTACGCTCTGAAGACGGCGGCGGAACGTGGACAAAGCCGGCCTACCTGTGGCCCAACCTGCACGATGATTTCGCACACATCGGGTCAATCAGCCAGGCGCCGGACGGCACCTGCTTCATCACGGGCATACATATTCCAATCGACGAGCCCGGTGAATCGTTCTGGCGAGAAGAAACCCAGGGCATCAAGCAGAACGCCATGTTCTGGGCGTCGTCCGCGGACCAGGGCCTGACCTGGACCGATCCGACGCCCATCGTCCTGCCCGCCCCAGGTTCGGCCGAGGCGCCCGGTGCACTCACCGTGACGCGCGACGGGACCTGGATCTGCTGCTATTCGCCCTACAACACCTTTGATCCCGCCGTGGAAGTGGATCGTAACCGGGTGGTTTACCTGCGCAGCACCGATCAGGGCGCATCGTGGACCCACGGTACGATGTTGCGTTTCGACGATGCCGGATCGACGGCAGCCGAGGCCTGGGTCGTGGAACTGGCCGACGGGAGGCTCCTCGGCGCGTGCTGGCATATCGCGCCGCACGGCAAGCCGGATTATCCCAACGCCTACGCCCTCTCCCACGACGGGGGACTAACCTGGACGCCGACGCGATCCACGGGCACGCTGGGTCAGTCCATCTCGCTGACCGCCCTGGCGGATGGACGGGCGCTGATGGTATACAACCAGCGGCAGCACGGGGATCCCGGGATACGCCTCGCCGTCGCGCGGCCCACCGACGAAGATTTCGGCGTAGAAGCGGATGAACTCGTCTGGAAGGCCGAAGTCCGGACCCAGAGCGATACGTCCGGCGATCACGATGAATGGCAGGACTACTCCTTCGGCGAACCCGCGGTAACGGTGCTTCCGGGCGGCGCATTACTGGTCGTGTTCTGGCTCATCCAGCCCGATGTCCGGGGCATCGGCTACGTGAGGGTGAGGTAG